In the Methylophilus sp. 5 genome, one interval contains:
- a CDS encoding restriction endonuclease subunit S, whose product MANEWQEFQLGKVCLKIGSGATPRGGKDAYRGGETALIRSQNIYNDRFTPEGLAYIDDSQAHELRNVIVEKNDVLLNITGDSVARCCQVNPDFLPARVNQHVAIIRTQSDVLDSRFLRYVLVSPSMQDHLLALASAGATRNALTKTMIETLDIKAPLIDEQRAIAHILGTLDDKIELNRKQNETLGAIANTLFKAWFVDFEPVRAKIDGRWQRGQSLPGLPAQLYDLFPERFVESELGKIPEGWECLPFGSLLDSTIGGDWGKDAPDDDHTEVISIIRGTDFPDVSSGGIGNVPTRYTTAKKLAPRRLHAGDIVLEISGGSPTQPTGRAIFISEATLERFSNAVVCASFCRRFHPKSAELGVLAFMHLQDLYAAGGTWEYQNQSTGIANFQTTRFLESEMVTIPSAALLGVFTAQVQPLLEKMSSNENLGLINLRDSLLPKLISGELRVSDVERSLEDLA is encoded by the coding sequence ATGGCGAATGAGTGGCAGGAGTTTCAACTCGGAAAAGTTTGCCTAAAGATTGGCAGTGGAGCGACTCCCCGTGGTGGTAAGGATGCTTATAGAGGCGGCGAAACAGCTCTAATACGTAGCCAAAACATTTATAACGACCGTTTTACACCAGAAGGTTTGGCTTACATCGACGATTCCCAAGCGCATGAGTTGCGTAACGTCATAGTTGAGAAAAATGATGTGCTCCTAAATATTACTGGCGACTCAGTGGCTCGTTGTTGTCAGGTTAATCCAGATTTTTTGCCTGCACGCGTAAACCAGCATGTTGCAATAATCCGTACGCAGTCTGACGTGCTGGATTCGCGTTTTCTGCGGTATGTTCTCGTTAGTCCTTCCATGCAAGACCATTTACTGGCTCTTGCTTCCGCTGGCGCGACAAGAAATGCACTTACCAAGACGATGATCGAGACCTTGGATATTAAGGCTCCGCTCATTGACGAACAACGCGCTATCGCTCACATCCTTGGCACACTGGATGACAAAATCGAACTCAATCGCAAGCAGAACGAAACGCTGGGCGCGATTGCCAACACCTTGTTTAAGGCGTGGTTTGTGGACTTTGAACCGGTGCGGGCCAAAATTGACGGCCGCTGGCAGCGAGGCCAATCTCTGCCTGGCTTGCCCGCTCAACTTTACGACCTCTTCCCCGAACGGTTTGTTGAATCAGAGTTGGGGAAAATTCCGGAGGGGTGGGAATGCCTCCCGTTTGGGTCATTGCTGGACAGTACAATTGGTGGAGACTGGGGAAAGGATGCTCCAGATGATGACCACACTGAAGTTATTTCCATAATTCGAGGAACCGACTTTCCTGATGTGTCATCAGGTGGTATTGGAAATGTACCGACTCGATACACAACTGCAAAAAAGCTTGCCCCTCGTCGATTGCATGCTGGTGATATCGTTTTGGAAATTTCTGGAGGCAGTCCAACACAGCCAACAGGCCGTGCCATCTTTATTTCAGAAGCAACCCTTGAGCGATTTAGTAATGCCGTTGTATGCGCCAGCTTTTGCAGAAGATTTCATCCAAAGAGCGCAGAGCTAGGCGTGCTTGCCTTCATGCATTTACAGGACCTCTACGCTGCAGGCGGGACTTGGGAATATCAAAACCAAAGTACCGGAATTGCAAACTTTCAGACTACACGCTTTCTCGAGTCTGAAATGGTTACCATACCATCAGCAGCATTGTTGGGTGTGTTCACAGCGCAAGTTCAGCCATTGCTAGAAAAGATGTCAAGCAATGAGAACCTTGGTTTGATTAATCTACGTGACAGCCTGCTACCTAAGTTAATCTCTGGAGAATTGCGAGTATCGGATGTTGAGCGTAGCTTGGAAGATTTAGCATGA
- a CDS encoding glutathione S-transferase N-terminal domain-containing protein codes for MINLYTWATPNGRKISIMLEELGLDYAVSPVDLGKREQFSAHFNAISPNNKIPAIVDSGPDGDPVVIFESGAILTYLAEKYGQFLAPQGQARYSAFEWLHWQTSGLGPMLGQLGFFAVRSEEKAPLAIARFTEEADRLLTVMEQQLSNQAYLAGEDYSIADIACYPWALAATSYLKDVLKASLATKPSLQRWLTLVGERPAVKRGMAIPKL; via the coding sequence ATGATCAACTTATACACATGGGCTACACCCAATGGTCGAAAAATTTCAATCATGCTGGAGGAGTTGGGACTCGATTATGCGGTGAGCCCGGTTGATCTGGGCAAGCGCGAGCAGTTTTCGGCGCACTTTAATGCGATTTCGCCCAATAACAAGATCCCGGCCATTGTGGATTCAGGCCCTGATGGCGACCCAGTGGTGATTTTTGAGAGCGGTGCCATTTTGACCTACCTGGCCGAAAAATACGGCCAGTTTTTAGCCCCGCAAGGCCAGGCACGTTATAGCGCTTTTGAGTGGCTGCATTGGCAAACCAGCGGTTTGGGGCCGATGCTGGGCCAGCTCGGATTTTTTGCCGTGCGCAGTGAAGAAAAAGCGCCGTTGGCGATTGCACGCTTTACCGAAGAGGCAGACAGATTACTCACGGTGATGGAGCAGCAGTTAAGTAACCAGGCTTATTTGGCCGGGGAGGATTATTCGATTGCTGATATTGCCTGCTACCCGTGGGCACTGGCCGCAACATCGTATCTTAAAGACGTGCTTAAAGCGTCATTAGCAACCAAGCCTTCGTTACAACGCTGGTTAACATTAGTTGGTGAGCGGCCAGCGGTAAAGCGCGGCATGGCAATCCCAAAACTGTAA
- a CDS encoding glucose 1-dehydrogenase yields MSKKLEGKVAVVTGASKGIGAEIAKRFARDGAAVVVNYLSSKAGAEKVVAEITAAGGKAIAVGGNVSEAADAQAIIEAAISHYGKLDILVNNSGIYEFGTIDEITPEHFHKQFNINVLGLLLTSQAAAKHLPEGGSIINIGSVVSRLTPPGSAVYTGTKGAVDAITGVLSKELGPRKIRVNALNPGLVETEGTHTAGVIGSEMESGYVAQTPLGRSGQPNDIASVAAFLASDDSYWLTGEQLLVGGGLR; encoded by the coding sequence ATGAGCAAGAAACTTGAAGGTAAAGTCGCAGTCGTCACGGGTGCATCTAAAGGCATAGGCGCTGAAATTGCTAAACGTTTTGCGCGTGATGGCGCAGCGGTGGTGGTGAATTATTTGTCGAGCAAAGCGGGTGCAGAAAAAGTGGTAGCAGAGATTACTGCCGCTGGTGGCAAAGCGATTGCGGTTGGCGGTAATGTGAGTGAAGCAGCTGATGCGCAGGCGATTATCGAAGCGGCCATTAGCCACTATGGCAAGCTGGATATTTTGGTCAACAACTCCGGCATTTATGAATTCGGCACCATTGATGAAATTACCCCTGAACACTTTCACAAACAATTCAACATTAACGTGCTTGGCTTGTTGCTCACTAGCCAAGCTGCAGCCAAACATTTGCCTGAGGGCGGCAGCATTATCAATATTGGCTCTGTGGTGAGCCGTTTAACGCCACCTGGCAGCGCGGTATACACAGGCACCAAAGGCGCGGTGGATGCTATTACTGGCGTGCTTTCTAAAGAGTTGGGCCCACGCAAAATTCGCGTCAATGCCTTAAACCCTGGCCTGGTAGAAACCGAAGGCACACATACGGCAGGTGTGATTGGCTCTGAGATGGAGAGTGGCTATGTGGCACAAACACCATTGGGCCGTAGCGGCCAGCCAAATGATATTGCGTCGGTAGCCGCGTTTTTGGCCTCTGATGATTCTTACTGGCTGACTGGCGAGCAATTGCTGGTGGGCGGCGGCTTACGTTAA
- a CDS encoding class I SAM-dependent DNA methyltransferase — protein MAKEDNKNIKGDHLGFEADLFRTADKLRGNMEPSDYKHVALGLIFLKYISDAFEAKYNALLAEDALAAEDKDEYLADNVFWVPKEARWSHLQANAKQPSIGTLIDDAMRAIEKDNESLKGVLSKDYARPALNKVMLGELIDLISGIALNEEGDRSKDVLGRVYEYFLGQFAGAEGKRGGEFYTPRSVVRVLVEMLEPYSGRVYDPCCGSGGMFVQSEKFVQEHGGRIGDIAIYGQESNYTTWRLAKMNLAVRGIDSKIFWNNEGSFHKDEFAAHRGSDGAPMKADYILANPPFNISDWGGDRLREDVRWKFGAPPVGNANYAWLQHIYHHLAPFGTAGVVLANGSMSSNTSGEGDIRREMIEKDVVDCMVALPGQLFYSTQIPACLWFLARDKSNGHSGKAHLRDRRGQVLFIDARKLGVLVDRTRRELTDEEVQKIANTYHAWRGEKDAGEYADVAGFCKSATLDEIRKHGHVLTPGRYVGAAEQADDGEPFEEKMLRLSTLWREQRAKAAKIEGLIDANLKRLGYGE, from the coding sequence ATGGCAAAAGAAGATAACAAAAATATCAAGGGTGATCACTTAGGTTTTGAGGCTGATCTTTTCAGAACAGCTGACAAGCTGCGCGGCAATATGGAGCCTTCTGATTACAAGCACGTTGCGCTTGGGTTGATCTTCCTTAAGTATATCTCCGATGCCTTTGAGGCTAAGTACAACGCTTTGTTAGCTGAGGATGCGCTGGCCGCGGAAGATAAAGACGAATACTTGGCAGACAATGTGTTTTGGGTGCCTAAAGAAGCGCGCTGGTCGCACTTGCAGGCTAACGCTAAGCAACCTAGCATCGGAACTCTCATTGATGATGCAATGCGCGCCATAGAGAAGGACAACGAGTCGCTCAAAGGAGTGCTCTCCAAAGACTATGCACGCCCTGCACTTAATAAAGTGATGCTAGGCGAGCTGATCGACTTGATCTCTGGTATTGCGCTCAATGAAGAAGGCGACCGTTCTAAAGACGTCCTTGGTCGGGTGTATGAGTATTTCCTTGGGCAATTCGCTGGCGCTGAGGGTAAACGGGGCGGCGAGTTCTATACTCCACGCTCGGTGGTGCGAGTACTGGTCGAGATGCTCGAACCATATTCCGGCCGTGTATATGACCCCTGTTGTGGCTCGGGCGGGATGTTTGTGCAGTCGGAAAAGTTTGTGCAAGAGCACGGCGGCCGCATTGGCGATATCGCGATTTACGGGCAGGAGTCAAACTACACTACCTGGCGACTGGCTAAGATGAACTTGGCCGTGCGCGGTATTGACTCCAAGATTTTTTGGAACAATGAAGGCAGCTTTCACAAAGACGAGTTTGCAGCCCATCGCGGTAGCGACGGCGCGCCGATGAAAGCTGATTACATTCTTGCCAATCCGCCATTCAATATCTCAGACTGGGGTGGCGACCGCCTGCGTGAAGATGTGCGCTGGAAATTCGGCGCACCGCCCGTGGGTAATGCTAACTACGCTTGGCTGCAGCATATTTATCACCACCTCGCGCCGTTTGGCACAGCAGGCGTTGTCCTGGCTAATGGCTCCATGAGTTCCAACACCTCTGGTGAGGGTGATATCCGCCGCGAAATGATAGAAAAAGACGTGGTGGATTGTATGGTTGCCCTCCCAGGTCAGCTTTTCTATTCAACGCAAATCCCTGCCTGTTTGTGGTTTCTGGCACGCGACAAATCCAATGGCCATTCTGGTAAAGCACATCTGCGTGACCGTCGCGGGCAGGTGCTATTTATTGACGCCCGTAAACTAGGTGTGCTGGTAGATCGTACCCGGCGTGAACTCACTGATGAAGAAGTGCAAAAGATCGCCAACACTTACCACGCCTGGCGGGGTGAGAAAGATGCAGGGGAATATGCGGATGTAGCGGGCTTCTGCAAATCTGCTACGCTGGATGAGATTCGCAAACACGGCCATGTGCTAACACCAGGCCGCTATGTGGGTGCCGCTGAGCAAGCCGACGATGGCGAGCCCTTCGAGGAAAAAATGCTGCGCCTTTCAACGTTGTGGCGTGAGCAGCGCGCCAAAGCAGCCAAGATAGAAGGGTTGATTGATGCCAACCTGAAGAGGCTTGGATATGGCGAATGA
- a CDS encoding LysR family transcriptional regulator, producing MDRFDTMLAFTRVVELESFTKAALSLNLPKTTVSAQVLALEKRLRVRLLHRTTRRISVTTDGAAYYERAIRLLNELEETEAALNQATASAKGRLRVDVPTPLGRLVIIPSLPDFFKRYPDIQLEIGCDDRPIDLLEEGVDCVIRIGNLLDSSLVARRVGTMQFMLVASPDYLKTYGTPQTPDDLQRHQAVHFFSSKTGKVRNFILEHEGAEQEIPTIRKLAINNGDAIVAAALAGIGICQLPSFMVQGYLTEGKLEKVLGDYGAGSLPINALYPQNRHLSSKVRAFIEWVAELFSECRLLQTSAKNEQAGQK from the coding sequence ATGGATAGATTCGACACCATGCTGGCATTCACGCGCGTGGTAGAGCTGGAGAGCTTTACCAAAGCCGCACTATCACTCAACCTGCCCAAAACCACCGTCTCGGCCCAGGTGCTGGCACTGGAAAAACGTTTACGTGTGAGGTTGTTGCACCGCACCACCAGGCGCATCAGCGTCACCACTGATGGCGCCGCCTATTACGAGCGTGCCATTCGCTTATTAAACGAACTAGAAGAAACCGAAGCCGCCCTCAACCAGGCCACCGCCAGTGCCAAAGGGCGCTTGCGGGTAGATGTGCCCACGCCGCTAGGGCGCTTGGTGATTATTCCCTCACTGCCAGACTTTTTTAAACGCTACCCCGACATACAACTCGAAATCGGCTGCGACGACAGGCCGATTGATTTGTTAGAGGAGGGCGTCGATTGCGTCATCCGCATCGGCAACTTGTTAGATAGCAGCCTGGTCGCGCGCCGCGTAGGCACCATGCAATTTATGCTGGTCGCCTCGCCAGACTATTTAAAAACCTACGGCACACCACAAACCCCAGACGACTTGCAACGCCACCAGGCCGTGCACTTCTTTTCATCCAAAACCGGCAAAGTGCGCAACTTCATCCTCGAGCACGAAGGCGCCGAGCAAGAAATTCCCACCATACGCAAACTAGCTATTAATAATGGCGATGCCATTGTCGCCGCCGCGCTGGCAGGCATAGGCATCTGCCAACTGCCCAGCTTTATGGTGCAAGGTTATTTAACCGAGGGTAAGTTAGAAAAAGTGCTGGGTGATTATGGCGCAGGGAGTTTGCCGATTAATGCGTTGTATCCGCAAAACAGGCATTTATCATCTAAGGTAAGGGCGTTTATTGAGTGGGTGGCGGAGTTGTTTAGTGAGTGCCGTTTGCTTCAAACCTCGGCCAAAAATGAGCAAGCAGGGCAAAAATAG